The following DNA comes from Streptomyces pristinaespiralis.
GACCCGCGATCTCGATCACGCCCCACTCGACCCACCCATGGAGTCCCCATGTCCCCGACCGCCCGCCGTGCCGTCCTGAAGGGCGCCGCCTTCGCCGGGGCCGCCGGGCTGGGGATCGTCGGATGTTCCACCGAATCCAAGCTGGGACACGCGGAGGTGCCCACTCCCACCGCACCCGTGGACCTGGGCCCGGCGGAAGCCGTACCGGTTGGCGGGGCCAAGCTGTACCGGGAGCAGCGTCTGATCGTGCACTGCCCCGCCAAGGGCGAGTACAAGGCCTTCAGCGCCCAGTGCACCCACGCCGGCTGCGTCCTCGACAAGGTGGAGGGCACCGAGGGCAACTGCCCCTGCCACGGCAGCCGCTTCGACGTGACGAGCGGCAAGGCACTGAAGGGTCCGGCCACCGTTCCGCTGCCCGAGGTCCCGGTCAGGGCCGAGGGCGGCAAGCTCGTCGCGGGCCCCGGCGCCTGACCGGCGCCACCACGCGCCTGCGGGAGACGCGGCTCAGTCCCAGTCCCAGGCGATGCCCAGGATCCCCGGGCGGACCCCCTGCTCCACGAGGTGCACCGTGCGGTGCCGCGCGCCGGGTGTGAGCGGCGTGCTGGCGCCCCGCGGTGCCCCTGTCGTGGCCCGGGAGAAGCGGTGGCACCGTTTGGGCAGGGCGCCCTGCTCGAAGCGCACCTGGAGCATGTACTGCCCGCCCGCGGAGCTGAAGCCGCGTACGTACTCGGTGCTCGGGCCGCCGGTCCCGTCCTCGAAACCGTAGCCGAAGACGTACGTCTCGCCCTCCCGCAGCGGGGCGTCGAAGATCAGCTCGGCGACCACGATGCCGCTCGTCCGGTCCCACCGCACCTGCCCCGGCCGGCAGTTCTCCAGGGCGCTCACCTCCACGGCCGCCGGGTCGCAGCCCCTCCCGCCGCGGTGGACGGCGAGGCAGCGGTCGACGCCGTCGCGGTGGGCCCGTACGACCTGCTGCGATTCCCGTCCCAGCAGCTGCCGCCCCGCACCGATCCGCACCCGCTCCTGGTGCCCGACGGTGTGCAGGCCGTGGCTCTGGGTGGAGCGGAGACCGGTGAGGAGCCGTTCCGCCGCGTCCAGGGATGCCTCGAGCGTGTGGTGCGGGCGGGCGGCGGGCGGCTCCGTCCCGGGGCGCCCGCCGGCCTCGCCGCTGCCGAGCAGCCGCACCAGGGAGTGGGCCGGGAGGCCGAGGACCTCCTCCAGCGCTCGCACGGCCCGCAGCGACTCGGGGCGCTGCGGGCGCCGGGCGCCCTGCTGCCAGTAACTGAGGCTCGTCACGCCGACCTTGATCCCGCGGTGGGCGAGGTGGTGCTGGACGCGCTGGAGCGGCAGGCCCCGTACGGCGAGGGCGGCGCGGAGCGCGAGATGGAAGGGGCCGGTGTGCAGCACCTGTGCCAGCTCGGCCTCGGTGTGGCCCATGGATTCCTCCGGGGAAAGTGGAACGCCGGACGGAAGTGTTCACATCCGGATCGGGCCGTTCACAGCGGCGCGTAAC
Coding sequences within:
- a CDS encoding Rieske (2Fe-2S) protein, yielding MSPTARRAVLKGAAFAGAAGLGIVGCSTESKLGHAEVPTPTAPVDLGPAEAVPVGGAKLYREQRLIVHCPAKGEYKAFSAQCTHAGCVLDKVEGTEGNCPCHGSRFDVTSGKALKGPATVPLPEVPVRAEGGKLVAGPGA